GAGTTACAATGGCGAAATCAGCACCACATGCGGCACGGATCAGCTCAATTTCCCGCGGCGAGGCGACAACCCCGTCAAAACCCGCCTCCTTTGCCAGCTTGGCCAAGCGTGGCACCATCACCTCAACCGGGTCGGTAATCCCGATTTCGCGAAGAGTTGCTTCAGTAGATGAGGTAAGGATCGTCACCGCCAACATGATCGGCCGGACAACCCCTGCCGCCCGGCAGTACTCGTTAACCTCGGCAACGGCTTGCCGCATCATCTCCGAACCGCCGAGGGCGTGCACATTGAACATGCCGACTCCGAGCCGACAGGCTTCCACCGAGGCTTTGGCGACGGTGTTCGGGATATCGTGATATTTGAGGTCAAGAAACACCTTACAGCCCCGGGTGTTGATCATCCTGACCACCTCCGGCCCGCAGCGGGTAAATAATTGTTTGCCGACTTTGAACAACCCGACATCCCGGTGCAGTTGGTCCACCCATTGGCAAGCGGTTTCGAAGTCATCAACATCAAGAGCAAATATGAGCTTTTCTCGAGCAGTCATTATGAATCAGTGTCTCCCTACCAGATGACGCACCTTGCCGGTGACTTCCTGAACCTTTGAAATCAGCGGCCGGGCTTGATCTGCAGCCAGTTCACGGCGCAGCAGCATAGTTTCCATATAGGCGACTTCACAGAGTGAGTCAGCCAGCAATTTTTCTCTGTCCCCTTCTTCCAGCCCGACCAGATTGCCGACGATCCGCTGTCCGTCCAGGGTCCCATCCGCCAACAGCTCGACATCCCGAAGGACAAAGGAGTAGGGCTGTGGCAGTTCGCGCAAAGACTCTTTCATCTCTGCGAGAAAACCGGATCCGTTGCTGTCGACACTGCTGAAAAGGGATTGAAACAATTTATTATAGATCGCCAGAATTTCCCCGAGTTCGCCAGCGACTTCCACTGCCGGGGTGTCTTCCATCCGCAACAGCTTTTTCTCGATCAGGCCATAGAGAATACGCAGCCCGTCGAACTCATGCAAACCGACCCGACGGAAGAG
This genomic window from Pelobacter seleniigenes DSM 18267 contains:
- the pyrF gene encoding orotidine-5'-phosphate decarboxylase, with the translated sequence MTAREKLIFALDVDDFETACQWVDQLHRDVGLFKVGKQLFTRCGPEVVRMINTRGCKVFLDLKYHDIPNTVAKASVEACRLGVGMFNVHALGGSEMMRQAVAEVNEYCRAAGVVRPIMLAVTILTSSTEATLREIGITDPVEVMVPRLAKLAKEAGFDGVVASPREIELIRAACGADFAIVTPGVRPATAALDDQKRVMTPGAAIQAGATALVIGRPISAAADPQAAAAAILAEIEAALPAEC